One part of the Dehalococcoidia bacterium genome encodes these proteins:
- the nuoL gene encoding NADH-quinone oxidoreductase subunit L gives MLDQIKEEAVWAIFFAPVVSFVLIVAIQKSQQRLCGYVGILAVAVSLVLSLWTLDSAFQADGHRFAFPSHEWLAFADLRINMGLNVDGLTAVMLVVVSSVSFLVQFYSQGYMAGDGGYWRYYAYLSLFTASMLGLVLMDNLIGIYVFWEMVGLCSFLLIGFWFHKPEAAAAAKKAFLVTRAGDLGFLLAILLIFAHTGTFDVREIHELAIAGQIGSTALTFFALGIFAGAAGKSAQVPFHVWLPDAMEGPTPVSALIHAATMVAAGVYLVARMFPVFHESADAMAVVGAIGGVTAISAALLGIVMTDIKRVLAYSTISQLGYMMLALGVGGYVAAIFHLFTHAFFKALLFLGSGSVNHATNTFDMRLMGGLRSKMPVTFWTFVIGSLSLAGIFPLAGFWSKDEILTDAWHNERYLFVIALITAGLTAFYMFRAIFMTFGGEYRGGAQPEHGSHDAHHGEPHESPPVMALPLMILAVPATVIGLANTPDWLFGHQIGDLLHGALPPEVELHAAEFEVGIAAASTLVALAGIGLAWAIYSAKLISADGLREFFGPFHRDLVNKYYLDFLYEKVIVGFLFYQVIGGALSWFDTHIVDGAVNGAGRVIRGIGGAVRYLQSGQFQAYGTIGFAGVLFTVIVVLVLNPP, from the coding sequence ATGCTGGACCAGATCAAGGAGGAGGCGGTCTGGGCAATCTTCTTCGCGCCCGTCGTCTCCTTCGTCCTCATCGTCGCAATCCAGAAGTCGCAGCAGAGGCTGTGCGGCTACGTCGGAATACTAGCCGTCGCCGTTTCGCTGGTGCTGTCTCTGTGGACGCTGGACAGCGCCTTCCAGGCCGACGGCCACCGCTTCGCCTTCCCGAGCCACGAGTGGCTGGCCTTCGCTGACCTGCGCATCAACATGGGCCTGAATGTCGACGGCCTGACCGCGGTGATGCTGGTCGTTGTGAGCTCGGTGTCGTTCCTGGTGCAGTTCTACTCGCAGGGGTACATGGCTGGCGACGGAGGTTACTGGCGTTACTACGCTTACCTCTCGCTCTTCACCGCGTCGATGCTCGGGTTGGTCCTCATGGACAACCTGATCGGCATTTACGTGTTCTGGGAGATGGTCGGTCTGTGCTCCTTCCTGCTCATCGGTTTCTGGTTCCACAAGCCGGAGGCCGCCGCCGCGGCCAAGAAGGCGTTCCTCGTCACCCGGGCCGGCGACCTCGGCTTTCTGCTCGCCATCCTGCTGATTTTTGCCCACACGGGCACCTTCGACGTGCGCGAGATCCACGAGCTCGCGATCGCGGGCCAGATCGGGAGCACGGCGCTGACCTTCTTCGCCCTGGGCATCTTCGCGGGCGCTGCCGGTAAGTCCGCCCAGGTGCCGTTCCACGTGTGGTTGCCGGACGCGATGGAGGGCCCGACGCCCGTCAGCGCCCTGATCCACGCCGCGACGATGGTCGCCGCGGGCGTGTACCTGGTGGCGCGCATGTTCCCGGTGTTTCACGAGAGCGCCGACGCCATGGCCGTCGTGGGCGCCATCGGCGGCGTGACGGCGATTAGCGCCGCGCTGCTGGGCATTGTGATGACGGACATCAAGCGCGTCCTGGCGTATTCGACGATCAGTCAGCTCGGCTACATGATGCTCGCCCTCGGCGTGGGTGGGTACGTGGCGGCGATCTTTCACCTGTTCACGCATGCCTTCTTCAAAGCGTTGCTCTTCCTCGGCTCAGGCAGCGTGAACCACGCGACGAACACCTTCGATATGCGCCTCATGGGCGGTCTGCGGTCGAAAATGCCCGTGACCTTCTGGACGTTCGTGATCGGCAGTCTGAGCCTGGCCGGCATCTTTCCGCTTGCGGGCTTCTGGAGCAAGGACGAGATCCTTACCGACGCCTGGCATAACGAACGCTACCTGTTCGTGATCGCGCTCATCACGGCCGGCCTTACTGCCTTCTACATGTTCCGGGCGATCTTCATGACCTTCGGGGGCGAGTACCGCGGCGGCGCTCAGCCCGAGCACGGCTCCCACGACGCCCACCACGGCGAGCCGCACGAGTCGCCGCCGGTAATGGCCTTGCCGCTCATGATCCTGGCAGTGCCGGCGACGGTCATCGGCCTGGCCAACACGCCGGACTGGCTCTTCGGCCACCAGATCGGGGACCTGCTGCACGGGGCGCTGCCGCCAGAGGTGGAGCTGCACGCGGCCGAATTCGAAGTGGGCATAGCAGCGGCGTCTACGCTGGTGGCGCTGGCGGGCATCGGCCTGGCGTGGGCGATCTACAGCGCGAAGCTGATCTCGGCGGACGGCCTGCGAGAGTTCTTCGGGCCCTTCCACCGCGATCTGGTGAACAAGTACTACCTCGACTTCCTGTACGAGAAAGTGATCGTCGGCTTTCTCTTCTACCAGGTGATAGGCGGCGCGCTGAGCTGGTTCGATACCCACATCGTGGACGGCGCCGTTAATGGCGCCGGCAGGGTGATCCGCGGCATTGGCGGCGCCGTGCGCTACCTGCAGAGCGGGCAGTTTCAGGCGTACGGCACCATTGGCTTCGCCGGCGTGTTGTTTACCGTAATCGTGGTCCTGGTGCTGAACCCGCCATGA
- the nuoK gene encoding NADH-quinone oxidoreductase subunit NuoK produces the protein MIEIEHVLVVGGILFSIGLYVALSRRNAVGVLMGVELMLNSVNVNLIGFARLAESPTPITGQVFSVFVITVAAAEAAVALALAVSVYRYRQSIDVDKLDLLKW, from the coding sequence TTGATCGAGATCGAGCACGTCCTGGTAGTCGGCGGCATCCTGTTCAGCATCGGGCTCTATGTCGCGCTGTCGCGGCGGAACGCCGTCGGAGTGCTCATGGGCGTCGAGCTCATGCTGAACTCCGTGAACGTGAACCTCATTGGCTTCGCCAGGCTGGCGGAGTCGCCAACGCCGATCACGGGGCAGGTGTTCTCGGTCTTCGTGATTACGGTCGCGGCCGCCGAGGCTGCGGTTGCGCTGGCGTTGGCCGTCTCGGTCTACCGATACCGCCAGTCGATCGATGTCGACAAGCTGGACCTGCTGAAGTGGTGA